Sequence from the Phragmites australis chromosome 6, lpPhrAust1.1, whole genome shotgun sequence genome:
GTGCCAACGACACGGCGGCGCCATAAGCTCGCCTCCAGAACCCATCTCCCGGTCTCGGACGAGTAGATCTTCCACCGCCTCAACGAGGTGGTGAGCCGCATCCACCAGCTGAAACACGTGGAAGTGCGAGGCGGCGGCCGGGTCGAAGGCTAGAGCAGCGAAGCGGGTCGTGCTGGAGCCGGCGGCACGGCTGGGTTCAGGCAGCTTAACCCACTCCTTCGTTGTGGCGTTGCACACGATGTCTAGTGATGCAGCGTAGGAGGAGCCCGTTGCACGAGTCCAGCAGCTCGATGCTTCCCCTGCTGTAGCTAGGGGGCAGGAAGGAGAAGTCGGAATCGACCGGAGGCAAACCTGCCCAGATAGAAGACAAGCCGGCGAAGCTCCAGGCTGAGTGGTAGATGGTGTGGACACGGAGGAAGAAGGCTGAGAGAGTGCGcgagccggcacggtgggcAGGGTGGGAGATGAGGCGCCGCCGCACTTGCAGCGGCAGAGCGACCTAGGCGGCAGCCGCGATAGGATCTCCACGGTGAGGTCCTCCACCCCCAGGATAGGTGAAACCGAACCGCAGCGTGGCAAAACTAGACAAACCGCACCAGGCAGGATTGGATCTCTCACTTCGAAATAACTCAAGGGAAAAACTGGCTAATTGTATTGATCATGAATATATTTATGAGTTCAACTTGAATCCATAGCCATGCAGTTATAGGATGAGAAAATTGGAACCTAAAACCGTAACGGATTTGAACTCTTAAACATATATACGAGGAATACTGTGACTCCATATGCATTGTCTCGGCAGGAGATCTGATCTCATACAGGCTTTCCGTTCATACCCTCAACCATAACGCATAAGCATGCATCAAAACGAGAAGACCGCCGGACAAGGAGAGAAATGTGAATACGCCGTAACTGATAACCAGAGCAAGCCTGAGTCTCGGACCACATTCGGATACATCACTAGAGAGACATTTTTCAGGTTCTGACCGTCTCATTGACaaaattgaagaaggtagcaTATGCAATACCAACATAAACACCAACACGTGTCATCAAATTGTTTCTCCCTATCATATATCACAGAAAGGGAATTCAGAATTGTACAAAACAAATATTGCCCAACTTGAACAAACATTACTCAGGTTCGGACCATCTTATTGACAAATTGAACAAGCAGATAGCATATGCAATACCATCATAATTTCCAACGCCTGATCTCAAATTGTTTCTCCCTATCATTGTCACAATCAGGGCATTCAGAATTGTACAAAACAAATATAGCCCAGACTTTTGCAATGTATccttgcatatttttatggAAGGATATCAGAAGACATGAACTCAAAACCTGGAAAGCTCTAACGCGACCAAGATTGTAGctggagtaaaaaaaaaagtgtagcACCACAGACATTCATTTTGTTTACTACTCTACAAAATCCAATCAGTCAAATAGCACAACATGAGCATGTCTCCCAGCGTTTTATCACCTTCGAACAAACTGACCCATCTCTATATAAAACAAAGAAATAAAGCATACATCAGAGGAGTGGACATCTAACCAGAGTAAATGAGTAATCATTCTTCAATTATAAGTGTGAAGCATACACTGCTGCATATTAGGCCTAACAGTAGAAAAAAGGAGTTTACAAGTTTGAGCCTAAAGCATAAAATTTATGACTACAACGTCTGTTGCAGTAATAAGTGTGCATCGTTGCCACAATATCCAAGCACCCACCTTAAGACATTGTGTAAATGTTTCACGTATCATCATTTTCATctgacaaaagaagaagaatcatATGTAAACTACAACGGCAGCCAGATGTACGAAACTTTCTTTGTCGAATTAAATTTCAAGCAAGCATGCGACTGTCTGAAGATGCAAACAAGATAGTCTTGAACAATTATGCAAAGGGAGAGAAAAATTGCATAAATGATAATTTAAACATTGCGCATagaacgattaaggaactatcAGCTATTGACTATAACGTCGGAAAAAGAAGTAACTTTATTCCATCAAGCTATAAGTCAATAGAGGCAGCTAGTAATTCTAGGTAAATAACAAAACATAGTCTTCAGCTACAATTTGACATGTTTAGGCACTCATTCTTGATGATTGTGCGAAGCAAAACAGCAAGCTCCAAGTAAAACCTTTCATGAACTAGCAAAGTCATGTGCCTGCAGAAACCAAATGTCTTGCTTAATTGACCTCAATTCATGaaagaatgtttttttttttgaataagTGAATTTGGAATCCATGAATCATTATAGCTTGGAAAAGACTATAATGCTTTGTGTTGCAAAGGCAATGCAGAgacctgaaaattagttttttctTTGAACCGGAGACTATGTGATGGTCTGTTGATGGATAAAGAACATCGTGAAAATAAGCTGCAATCCAAAATATCTGACACATAGTCTTATTCCTACCCAGACATGAAAAAATATCCCTAAGAAAATAAATGGATCAGGGTACACCACACAAAGTTTCATCATGGGAACACAACAAACAAATAATTATGCCACAATGTTGATCTGTGTGGCATTATTTCATATGCATGCACAACAATGTCGTAATTAAATGTAATCAGTTAAACATAGTCAGGATAACATTTCGCTGTTAGAGCAGAATAAACGCTGCCTCCTTTAAATACAGATCAAAAGGCAGCATCAGTTCATTCAACATGCACTACAAGTAACTATATCAACCCGCGAAGGAGAGAAAATACATGGACACCGTTCTCACCCAAACGAAAAAACACAGACAAGAGCATAATCTTACGATGTTAAAGCCCGGGATAGGTGCGACAGAGGATACCCTGAGAGAGAGCGCTGCAGGTCCGGGACGCCGTGCTCAGCCGTGACGTCAGCCTCGCAGCCGCCACCGCACTGTGCAGCGGAAACAACGACATTCCAGTGCAGCACCCGAGCTCCACCGGCATCCTGCAATCCACCACAAGCCGCCACCAGAAACCCATCCATCACAGATCCGGCACCACCGCACTATCACCCCGAGTACAGCAACAGCAAGAGAACAGCGGAGTGGTGGCTGTTACCTGGAGAAGCACGGAGCGCGgcgggccgcggcggcggcggcggcgcgggcggcggaggaggcggagtggggcgccgccgccgagcgtCTGGCGGCGGAGGCCATGCGGGCGGCGGCTCGGAAGCAGGTCGAGGCCATCTCGCCGCGGGGCCGGGGTACGGATACGTGGGAGGTGGATGAGCTAGGTGGAGGATGGCGATgcgatgcggcggcggcggcggcggcgccacgaGTTGGATCAGGATGGTTTCCTTTCCTTCGAGAAGGGGTGGGAGTGTTGGGCCGTAGAGCCCATTGTAACGGGCTGAATGGGCCTAGAGGCGAGTGAAGCCtttgttcgatatttttctgGGCTTTTATGGGCCTATATGAATCCAACCTTATTTTGTTGGGCTTCCATGAGTTCCTGTCGcgagttttttatatttttatatttttttcattaaatatttaaataaatagactcctgaCGAAAAGATTTGCAGAAATAGATGCTTACTATCCTCAGAAAGGACGGGTGGGGCTAACCACCATCTGAGAGGACGGGTAGGAGGTAACCGCCCTTCCAGGGAGCGGGTAGGCCTAGAtatggcaaaattagtttgtttttttttaattttatgttTGTATTGCTCAATATTAAAAACAGTGAACATTCGTTAGGTGAAAATTATTTGAAGTTGATATGTTACAAATTTTGAATcaaaatggtaaaaaagtggCCAATACGACATCATGGATtagtgatattttggaaattctGGATCAttgtaaatttgtcgatatttgatgtaaaattgtatcaataattttttagtgatgtattgttgggaggatgaaaaatcaaattttgtgaacaaattatacATGTGAAGCACTCGTAGCATATTATCCGACATGGAGGTTACAAACAGCGACAAACATGACATGGGACATACATTggcaaacattacatgggactcTAACCTAATAGCGACAAACATGGCAGGAAGAAGACACGacgaaaaaaaaatgatggcatgtacggtacgcatAAAGATCTACTTAATAGCGTGCcactcctaatcataacatgccttagtgaGTGAAAACATATCGGGTTATATTAGATGCTCTCtattgagtgcacctaggatatttgccctttctcagggcatcgggacctgccacCTTTGCACGACGGGTCCTCCcctgcttccttgccctctcagcttcgcaagcctgagccgcggtatggtcctACGTTGctttcctcatgcgctcttcttcctacCGTTTCAGCCGTAGTTCTCCTTGTTATTGCTCGTACTCCTGGCGTGCATAAGCTTTCCTCCTCCGCCGTATGGTCATGTCGACCTACCGCTTCTGATCTTTATTTTGCTCAATAtcgagccattcaatgaagtcacagataggcggaggagactagacaaataaaacaagatgaaaGATCAGTAAATAATGCGTGAAGTCAGGAACAAgatgtggaaagtgccacatggcTAATTtatg
This genomic interval carries:
- the LOC133921615 gene encoding protein NUCLEAR FUSION DEFECTIVE 6, mitochondrial-like isoform X2 — protein: MASTCFRAAARMASAARRSAAAPHSASSAARAAAAAAARRAPCFSRMPVELGCCTGMSLFPLHSAVAAARLTSRLSTASRTCSALSQEMGQFVRR
- the LOC133921615 gene encoding protein NONRESPONDING TO OXYLIPINS 2, mitochondrial-like isoform X1, giving the protein MASTCFRAAARMASAARRSAAAPHSASSAARAAAAAAARRAPCFSRMPVELGCCTGMSLFPLHSAVAAARLTSRLSTASRTCSALSQGILCRTYPGL
- the LOC133921615 gene encoding protein NUCLEAR FUSION DEFECTIVE 6, mitochondrial-like isoform X4, with product MASTCFRAAARMASAARRSAAAPHSASSAARAAAAAAARRAPCFSRMPVELGCCTGMSLFPLHSAVAAARLTSRLSTASRTCSALSQGT
- the LOC133921615 gene encoding protein NUCLEAR FUSION DEFECTIVE 6, mitochondrial-like isoform X3; the encoded protein is MASTCFRAAARMASAARRSAAAPHSASSAARAAAAAAARRAPCFSRMPVELGCCTGMSLFPLHSAVAAARLTSRLSTASRTCSALSQDENDDT